In Tripterygium wilfordii isolate XIE 37 chromosome 17, ASM1340144v1, whole genome shotgun sequence, the genomic window TGGTGCACAATATATGTTATCAACAAAAGTTTAATTAAACACTACCATCATTTCAAAAACCATATCTACTACcaccatatatgctactgaTGAAATTGTCCACCAAACAAAGCCAATATCATTTCTCTCAAAACTTTGGAGATcaataaaacaattaaaatttgtTGTTAGATAATTAATTAGGATTGTCCAGGTGCAATGGATATGAATATATGCCTCATCTGGAAATTagtaatttcaaaataattaaatatatatttttttaatgggaGAGAGAATTCGAACCATGATAACAAAAATGATACACACAATCTTTACTATTCTAAATAGTGACTCGGGGGTGTACATAGTTAATTACATTAGTTTCAATTATATGGTAGTGTAATATAAATGTCAAACAATAACAATTGGTTAAATTATACTCGTAGCtatctcccctttttttttaatcaaagaaaaaaaacacacaacaatctgaaaaatagaaaatattaagtcagaaatataaaaattattttaattattcgGGGCCCACAAAGACAGGCGCTTCGAACGCACGTCGCATGAGCATTCGTTATCCTTAAGCAACGTTGACTCTTCAACCCCACACGTGGCGTTTAACCATTTCCCACGTTTCTCTCAACATGTCCACTTGTTTAAGCCACTAACCATCATAATTATTCATTAATCATTGCAAACTGAACAAACCCacataaataaaaacaataacaacaatttcattattttattttctacgaGAGGGTTCGATTAAGATGGCTAAACAGTTTTacattgaaaattaattatattttcctttcaaaaaaaacgaaagaaaaattaattccattttctttggaaataaAGAAATGCCAACTCATTTTAGTGGTGGAATCTAGGTATTTCAGAATAATCGCATGTTCGTCTCACTTGCCTTATAGTAATAATTATGACCAAAATAACAGTAGCCCCACTATTGGTTTATATGTCATTGATCTAAATATTTTATAGTTAGATGGTTCATTGTCATAATAATtgtaaaaatctcaacaatctAGTTTATCAATGTGAATTCAATCGCAGACAATTGAGGCGACTTATTTTATGACAAAAGTCCTGTGACCCTTAACCCAGTACGTAGACGATATTTCTAGTAAATTGGATCGAACTTCTCTAACCTCATCCTTCTCATcgatctcaatttcttcaaattatcacTTTGTTTAAGAAGAATAGTATCTCTTAATTGTCAATTTGGTCCCCCCAATATTAGAAAAGTGGGCAATCACATCACCATAAAATGGACCTAAACGACCATTTATTACACTTGAAATTATATCGCTGTTTGTCAAACATATTTATTGACACATAACATAACTCAACAATGGACCTCTCCCACTCCCGACTCCAAACAAAGTGTGGTAGCTTGTCTTTTATCTATACCTTTAGTATTTTCCCACCCTATGACTTGGGCCTTATCTCCCATGGGCTTGGTCAGATACTGAAAGTAAAGAAAAGCCCAGGTATCATGTAAATGCAGAATAGTCCAATATGAACACTCCAGGCCCAATATGTCAGATTGTAGTCCAATATGAACACTCCTAGTCCTGGACGATGTAGTATTTGGGCCTTGAATCTAAGTCCTCCTATTATTTATGGGCCAAAAAGCCCAATTGTTATTTTCCTGGACGATGTCGTATTGAGTATGCACACTACAGATGCGTttccaaaaccctaatctgaGTCTTTGTAAACCTCAGAGAGTTGGCTTGAAGCAGCGAGAGCAGGACGTTCTGAAGATTTGGTTGCGATAAGATTTCAGATAATCACATTCGAAACTATGCCTCGTCTTCGTAATGTAAGCAAATACCTTGTATTCTATGTTCTTTGATCCTCTgattggttgctgagaaaataCCTTGGTATGAAAGCAGGTTGATTATGGGTCCTATTGTAGTTTCAGTTTTCCTTGGCAGATAAAACCTAGGTTTATTACCATGATTTGGAACTGTAGTAATCGTTTAACTGTACTTTTTgtaaaacagaagaagaaggtgCCGTATATTAGGCCGGTTGTGAAGAAGCAGGCCAGTGTAAACCATGTAACCGGCGATAAGATCCCAAAGAGCTTTGTGTTTTCACGAGGCAAGTTGCCTGGCCCGCTCAAGCAACTTGAGATGGATTTGCGAAAGTTGATGCTACCGTACACTGCTCTGAAACTTAAGGTCTTTGTTCGTTTACATCTCTGATCATCTCTAAATTTTCTTGTTTAAATTTCGTATATTTGAAAGTTATACAGATGATTTTTGTTCCTCGGAAGGAACTTCTATAGATATGAAATATAATTTACAGTCTCATGTTTCTTGGATCGATTATCACTGTTTTTGATTGTATTTATTGTTAACTATGCTTGCAGGAGAAGAAGCGGAATAATGTGAAAGATTTTCTGAAGGTTGCAGGGCCAATGGGTGTTACACACTTCCTCATATTGTCAAAAACTGAAAGTGCACCCTATCTGAGGGTTGCAAGGACCCCACAAGGCCCTACTCTTACATTTAAAATACATGAGTACTCATTGTCAGCGGATGTTGCTAAATCTCAGTTGCGCCCAAGATGTCCTCAAGATCTCTTCAGAAATGCTCCTttggtaatttttattttcataaggCATACAATGCAAGGATGTTGCTCTAGTTCTTCCAATCTGGTCCTCTTCTATACTCATTTTCCAAAGGAGTATGCTAGTAAGGAAACTGCGAAAGATTGGCTTTGTTGCTTTGAATAACTTTTTTATCATCTTAACATGGAATGAATGAGTCTGTCTATTGTAGTTTGAGATTCAACAtagttcaaaaaaattaaaattaagtcTCTGTCTATCGGGTGTCTTGTGTTTGATGGATGGTATTCCTCCTGTACTAATCTCCAAATATGTTTTTATAGATTGTTCTTTCTGGTTTTGGGAGTGGAGAACAACATATGAAGTCCACAACTGTTATGTTTCAGAATATCTTTCCAGCCATTGATATTAGTACTGTAAGTAAAAGTATTATTACTGAATGCCAGAATAATCAGGGACATTACTTCCACCTAATGTTTTGTTGGTGTGAACATTTCAGGTCAAACTTTCATCTTGCCAGAGGATTGTCTTGCTTAATTACAATAAGGACACAAAACTTATTGATTTCCGGCATTATTCAATCAGACTGCAGCCTGTAGGAGTCTCCCGAAGAATTAGGAAGTTTGTGCAGAATCATCAAGCCCCTGACCTCAGGAGTCTGAAGGACGTGAGTGACTTTGTTACTAAGTAAGGGTCCTTTCCTGGTTGTATTTTTTAGGTATTTTCTCGggtttattatattttcttttcagttttggTTAGAACAGGGGTTCTAGAAAGTAAAACAACAGTGCATAGGTAGATTTATTGTTCCGGTTGACCACTGTATGCTAGAGTTTTCACTTAAGCTTTCAAGGCAGTATTATGATTTGATTTGTGTAACGGTTGTGTGGTCTTTTTGCCTTTGATTTTAGTATAAGAATAtgaattttctcttctttagAATATGTGTCGGCAAGTATTAAGAGGGAGCATGCCAAACAAATGTTGCAGAAATGAGCAAGTTGAGATCTGTGGCAACACAAGAAAGGACTAgataacaaatcatatcattgGATGTAGACTAGGAGACCAATTGAAGATGAGATTGAGTCGGTCGGTTTGAACGTCTGCAATATAGAGACTGGTTTGCTGGTCTGCATTCGGGGTGAAAAAGATATTGCTGTGGTGCTATTTACAgtagaaaaaaatttaactaaCAAGGACGGATAGGGTGTGAGATGAGATTGTTAGACCTAAGGTTGGAGTAGCTCTatctaaaaacgtgaaaaaattctGTATCTACCATCTTTTAATAACAAGATGTGAGAAAGTTGACTAAGATATACCTACGACAGAGAGATATTGGTGTACTTGTATATAGAATTGGGAAAATATAAATGGGAGACTGGAAGGGGAtaaccaaaaaagacttgtatGAAAGGAATGAGGAAAGCTATGGAATGTATAGGGCTTTGTAGAGTTTAGTTTTAGACGAGAATGACTGGTGAAGGAGAATCCATTTGTCGGATTCAAACTAattctcatatggattcatgtagcATACCCCAAGTTGCTTAGGATAAAGGCTTGATGATGAATTAGCTTGATCTTCCTCTGACTGCAGTATCATAAGGCCGTTGGATCACGAAAGTTGTATCCTGAACTTTCTAAGCGAAGGATGTGTTGAAATTGTATAACATATGTTTGGTTTTTTGTGGCCTTTCCATCATGGCCACGTTTTTATTGGTAATCTCAAATTTAGAGTCATGGTATAATTCACTACGAAAAGGTTGATAAGGCTTTTATATATTACATTTACATTTGCACCGGTGGATGGAGGTTCAGTAGGCATTAATTTTCTGTTCCAAATACACACCCCTGCACAGCTTTACAGGTtcctctcttttccttccttggTAAAATATATCACCAATTTTTCCCAATCCATTGACACTTGAACTCATGATCAGATTATGTAGCAATGATTGTGATTAGAGAAACAACTCTTTTTGCTTGTAAGTTCTTTATCGTGGTAGtccatttcaatttcttttcataTGATATTTGAAGGGCTGGGTATGGATCCGAAAGTGAAGTAGATGAAGAAGCAGCAACAGTGACTCTTGCCAGTGATCTTGGTAGAGTTAACCGTGCTTCTACCAAAAGTGCCATCAAGCTTCAAGAGATTGGACCAAGGATGACTCTTCAACTCACAAAGGTGGAGGAAGGATTGTGTTCTGGTGGAATTCTCTTCAGCGAATATGGTATATTTATCTTCCATAGTTATATAATTTTCATTTTGGTCcccataaaaaatatatgatgaTGACCGGCAAATAACTTGCTTGTGTAATCATTTCTTCGATGTGCATACTAATTGACTAATTCTATGGATGTTCCAAAGAAATATCATTCTGTTAATTTCTGTCCATTCCACCTCCATTTTCTTTGTGCATTTACTAAGTTTTCGCCTATTATTTCTGCATGTGCCAAACAGCTTTCCTGAAGATTCCTCTtggcatttcatttttttagggAAACAGAATTCCCTGCTTCGGGGGCTTAGTTTCTTGGTGTATAAGTATTTGATCTTGATGCTTCTTGGAACTTTGCCCATGGTGTATATTGATTTTTCCTGTGTTACTTGTATTGCGGTTGATTTACCCACACTTGTTAAACTCGAAGACCTATCCATCATGTTGATCAAATGCCTCCCTATTCCCTGCTGTCATATACGTTTCTCTCATTCTTCAGATATTTTCCTTTGTGcgttatttattatttttccttttagtCGCATGTCCTTTTCTATGTCTGCTGAGCTCTTCTTTCTCTGTGCATCTGGTTTTTCATTCAGGTGGCTCTGGTAGTAGCGAGAAGGACAAGCGACAGGACAATCATGAAAACcttgaagaggaagaggacgacgaggaagatgaagatgaagatcttGAAGAACAGGAGAATGATGTTTGAGGAAGATTAATTACCGAATAATTAGGGAAAGCGGAATGTAGAATCTTCACCTAAGCAACATGAGATTAGTCAAGATGGTCATAGATGACTAAAGCTCTTGGAATGTAATCctgaattttgttttgattgatggggcctaaatgtgcataaattttTGCTACCCTAAAAATAATCTTATGCAGTGAGTGAACTAGTGTTTCTCCACTTTGCGGCCCGATgtaattttctatatatatacttagGCAACTTTAGGTAAGCAACTGACTGTCCTGAAGACCTCTACTATCATAACCCTTTTGAGTTGAAAATCATTGGATGAAGTTATTATTAGCCGGAATGGCAACCAACCATCCATCCTCCAATTGTGATCTACGAGTCTCTATTTTTCTCTATATCTGACTGCTCTTGGTCAATGTACGACGATGTCTACCACGACACCGTTTATGATGTCGCAGAAGCGCAAGCAGCGGTTCAGAGAAGTAACGACGAGGTCGTGGAGAAGGGTTGTGTGAGAGTTGGGCATGATTTTCGTATGCGTAGGAGTAAAAATTGTCGATTGCTTAAGTCTCATTTGGCGTCAGGGGTTTGGAATTTGAGTCGTGAGCAAGGGAACAAGCTGTTAGCGAGCCAATTTAGGGACGATTGTTTGTATATCTGCGATTGATTGGCCTGGGTGTATACACATCATCGAAGACAAGCGGAATTTTCAGGGGTGTTTTCAAAACTTCAAGCGCAGGACACTCAATGTCGGGAACCGCAGGAAGATTGATCTGAATTGTCCCTTTTGCGCGTGCAATGAGACCTGGAACCTGCACTCTGCATTTTGTTTGAGGCGGGTCTTTCGGGGATTCCATGACTATGGCGACCCAATTGTTCGAGCTTAAGTCTGTGATAATGGGGATGTCTCTGGAGCCTGGACTGATTTGCCATTCTTCACTGAATCAGGGGTGCTTCTAAATGGgtattccttcttctttttttttttaaagagtcCCTTGTTTTCCAGAAAACTAGAagaggaaaaaacaaaacagtTACGTAAATTATGAAACTTTTCCAATCCAAAGCACTCTGGTTTTCATAATTCCATTCGAGGTCATGGTTTTGGCAAAAGATTTATTCTCGTTATGAAAGCTCTCTTTTGTTTCGGGCGGTGCTAGAAAAATGAAGGATGAACGGTGTAGATACACTGTTGAGAAGTTTTAATTCATGAATTAATGCACAAGTGAGATTGTGAGAAAGGGACCTGTCGCTTTATCCAGGCCACACCAGTTGAAACATCTGCTGGCCTACCATTCTTGTCTCCACTTTCTGAATAACAAGGAAAAACCAGTAGACGTTGGTAAATGAATAGTAGACCTGCAAGAATGCTGTACCTCTTATTCTTTCTAGTTATCCTGTT contains:
- the LOC119983174 gene encoding peter Pan-like protein encodes the protein MPRLRNKKKVPYIRPVVKKQASVNHVTGDKIPKSFVFSRGKLPGPLKQLEMDLRKLMLPYTALKLKEKKRNNVKDFLKVAGPMGVTHFLILSKTESAPYLRVARTPQGPTLTFKIHEYSLSADVAKSQLRPRCPQDLFRNAPLIVLSGFGSGEQHMKSTTVMFQNIFPAIDISTVKLSSCQRIVLLNYNKDTKLIDFRHYSIRLQPVGVSRRIRKFVQNHQAPDLRSLKDVSDFVTKAGYGSESEVDEEAATVTLASDLGRVNRASTKSAIKLQEIGPRMTLQLTKVEEGLCSGGILFSEYGGSGSSEKDKRQDNHENLEEEEDDEEDEDEDLEEQENDV
- the LOC119982655 gene encoding phytochrome A-associated F-box protein-like, which codes for MYDDVYHDTVYDVAEAQAAVQRSNDEVVEKGCVRVGHDFRMRRSKNCRLLKSHLASGVWNLSREQGNKLTLNVGNRRKIDLNCPFCACNETWNLHSAFCLRRVFRGFHDYGDPIVRA